A single genomic interval of Dromiciops gliroides isolate mDroGli1 chromosome 1, mDroGli1.pri, whole genome shotgun sequence harbors:
- the LOC122730947 gene encoding retinol dehydrogenase 8-like codes for MAYKNVLITGCSSGIGLALAVRLAKDELKRFKVIATMRDMAKKGPLEEKAGETLEKTLQIRPLDVTCEDSVRQCVAAMPDQRVDILVSNAGVGLIGPLECHSMATIQRVLDTNFLGLVRLVQEVFPSMKRRRQGHIVVTSSILGQQGLLFNDVYCASKFAVEGFCESLALQALKFGVNISLLEPGPVVTEFEKKLYEEVASLDFSKVDAETRDIFQGFYMAYSKDVFSALGQTPEEVAEHAVQVIGASSPPFRCQTNSVYTPLTTLKHADPSGQLPLSAFHQLVFQHDRLFRASLSLLKMLQWRKRRDLGPLPRPPAPP; via the exons ATGGCCTATAAGAATGTGCTGATCACCGGCTGCTCTTCTGGCATCGGCCTGGCCCTGGCCGTACGGCTGGCCAAGGATGAGCTGAAGAGGTTCAA AGTGATTGCCACCATGCGGGACATGGCAAAGAAAGGACCCCTGGAGGAGAAGGCTGGGGAGACGCTGGAGAAGACGCTTCAGATCCGGCCCTTGGATGTCACCTGTGAAGACTCAGTTCGTCAGTGTGTGGCTGCCATGCCGGACCAAAGGGTGGACATTCTGG TGAGCAATGCAGGGGTAGGTCTGATTGGCCCCCTGGAATGTCACAGCATGGCAACCATACAGCGGGTACTAGACACCAACTTCCTGGGGCTGGTGCGGCTCGTCCAGGAAGTGTTCCCCAGCATGAAGCGGCGCCGCCAGGGGCATATTGTGGTCACAAGCAGCATCCTGGGTCAACAGG GACTCCTTTTCAATGATGTGTACTGTGCTTCCAAGTTTGCCGTGGAGGGGTTCTGTGAAAGCCTCGCCCTCCAGGCCCTCAAGTTTGGGGTAAA CATCAGCCTTCTAGAGCCAGGTCCGGTGGTGACAGAGTTTGAGAAGAAACTGTATGAAGAAGTAGCCTCCCTGGACTTCTCCAAGGTGGATGCTGAAACTCGGGACATCTTCCAAGGTTTCTACATGGCCTACTCAAAAGATGTCTTCTCTGCCTTGGGCCAGACCCCAGAGGAGGTGGCAGAG CATGCAGTGCAAGTGATTGGGGCATCCAGCCCTCCATTCCGCTGCCAGACCAACAGCGTGTACACACCACTGACCACCCTGAAACATGCAGACCCGTCAGGCCAGCTGCCCCTCAGTGCTTTCCATCAGCTAGTCTTCCAGCATGACCGGCTCTTCCGggccagcctcagcctcctcaaGATGCTACAATGGAGGAAGCGGCGCGACCTGGGCCCTCTGCCCAGGCCTCCAGCACCCCCCTGA
- the GPR108 gene encoding LOW QUALITY PROTEIN: protein GPR108 (The sequence of the model RefSeq protein was modified relative to this genomic sequence to represent the inferred CDS: inserted 1 base in 1 codon; deleted 2 bases in 1 codon), whose translation MAEDRRRGLSDGTRAERVLSPLPLPLLLGLLLLDGCSGRIHKLVLTGEKRADIQLNSFGFFTNGSLEVELSLLRLNLGSPEEQSQLVGFSLSRARTGSIRSYSAPEPYTCALKHNGSNLMATFLIDLKGKQVQVSQFGEQKKLQISPGLLQERVSLPSADNGTSAANQEDGASPLSLGSQDPSHKESGLVLSLGYNNDSYNFSFHVVIGSPAEEGLYNLNFHNCYNAVPGHERPFDITIMIREKNPGGFLSATEIPLFKLYLIMSACFLGAGVLWVSVLCKHKYNVFKIHWLMAALAFTKSTSLLFHSINYYFINSQGRPIEGLAVTDYITHLLKGALLFITIALIGSGWAFVKYVLSDKEKKLFGVVIPLQVTALVLANVAYIIIESTEEGTSDYALWKEILFXVDLICCGAILFPVVWSIRHLQEASGTDGRVSAPFCAPELCPPPHHPHSPSSLTSFSPLSVAVNLAKLKLFRHYYVMTVCYIYFSRIVAVLLRVSVPFQWQWLHELLVELSTLVFFVLTGYKFRPASNNPYLQLPQEDDEEDVQMDQVMTESGLREGLSKVNKTATSREAL comes from the exons ATGGCCGAGGACCGGAGGAGGGGGCTCAGCGATGGGACCCGAGCAGAGCGGGTGCTGTCGCCACTGCCGCTACCGCTGCTGTTagggctgctgctgctggacGGTTGCTCGGGGAGGATCCACAAGCTGGTGCTGACG GGGGAAAAACGGGCCGACATCCAGCTCAACAGCTTTGGCTTTTTTACCAATGGCTCCCTGGAAGTGGAACTCAGCCTCCTCCGTCTCAATCTGGGGAGCCCGGAAGAACAGTCACAGTTG GTGGGCTTTAGCCTATCCCGAGCTCGAACTGGAAGCATCCGATCCTATTCT gcccCAGAGCCCTATACCTGTGCCCTCAAACACAATGGGAGCAACTTAATGGCCACCTTCCTCATCGACCTCAAGGGCAAACA GGTGCAGGTATCTCAGTTTGGGGAACAAAAGAAACTCCAGATTTCTCCAGGGCTTCTCCAGGAACGGGTGTCCCTGCCCAGTGCAGACAATG GGACCAGTGCAGCCAACCAGGAGGATGGGGCATCTCCCCTCTCTTTGGGGAGCCAG GACCCCAGCCATAAGGAGTCGGGGCTGGTCCTGAGCTTGGGTTACAACAATGACTCCTACAACTTCAGC TTCCACGTGGTGATTGGCTCCCCAGCTGAGGAAGGACTTTACAACCTCAACTTTCACAACTGCTACAATGCCGTCCCTGGGCACGAGCGGCCCTTTGACATCACG ATAATGATTCGAGAGAAGAACCCAGGGGGCTTCCTGTCTGCCACCGAGATTCCCCTCTTCAAGCTCTACCTGATCATGTCGGCATGTTTCCTGGGGGCCGGAGTCTTATGGGTTTCTGTTCTCTGCAAGCACAA ataCAATGTCTTCAAGATCCACTGGCTGATGGCGGCCCTGGCCTTCACCAAGAGCACATCCCTCCTCTTTCACAGT ATCAACTACTACTTCATCAACAGCCAGGGCCGTCCCATCGAGGGCCTTGCCGTCACTGACTACATCACCCACCT GCTGAAGGGTGCCCTCCTCTTCATCACCATTGCTCTCATTGGCTCTGGCTGGGCCTTTGTCAAGTATGTCCTGTCTGACAAGGAGAAGAAGCTTTTTGGGGTTGTCATTCCCTTGCAGGTAACTGCTCT GGTCCTGGCCAATGTGGCCTACATCATCATTGAGTCCACTGAGGAGGGGACCAGCGATTATGCCCTGTGGAAGGAGATTCTGT CTGTTGACCTCATCTGCTGCGGGGCTATCCTCTTCCCGGTCGTATG GTCCATCCGCCATCTCCAGGAGGCATCAGGCACTGATGGAAGGGTGAGTGCCCCATTCTGTGCTCCAGAATTgtgtcccccaccccaccacccccattCTCCTTCT TCCCTGAcgtccttctctcccctctcagtGGCAGTGAACTTGGCAAAGCTCAAGTTGTTCCGGCATTACTACGTCATG ACGGTGTGCTACATCTACTTCAGTCGAATCGTAGCTGTCCTGCTCCGGGTCAGCGTGCCCTTTCAGTGGCAGTGGCTGCATGAG ctgctggtggaGCTCTCTACCCTGGTGTTCTTCGTCCTCACCGGCTACAAGTTCCGCCCAGCATCCAACAATCCCTACCTGCAGCTGCCACAGGAAGATGACGAGGAAGATGTACAGATGGACCAAGT GATGACAGAGTCTGGGCTCCGGGaaggcttgtccaaggtcaacaAAACAGCCACCAGCAGAGAGGCGCTCTGA